The sequence agttcagggtgccaataggcaaaacttgccaagtttaagggtgtaaatatatattaaacctaatacttatattgtgccaacagaaaattgttttatttcatttcttgaaaatacatttttctgacatttctaacctcgtttttcgaaaaattttatactattagactcgtctaaattagacggtcattttaagatccctgaagttcaagtaaaaaaacttccgatgaacggaatccgagtgggcgttttctggcgagaaaaaaagtgctcagaaaattctcaaaaaattccaaaaaatgtaaaacattattctaagaaattttaattcttgggtcgaagcgggatttcttacggtttaatcccaataaaacttgttccttaattttatccattttacatgcttcaacaatttattgggtcaaaactataaggaatctctctttgagccaagaattaaagtttcttaaaatgatgttttacatattttggaattttttgataattttttgggcacgtttttttatcctacttatgccttgtttgataacccacttaatgacttaaattaaaatattaagcacttatttaatttaagtgcgtttgataacaattatttctccaccacttaattTAGTAAATTAAGTGAaaaaacacttattttggtaagtcaaaatatttaacttaacattttaagttacacattatcaattaatatttttataataattatatcaccCAATATTTTcgacacttataatattcaacacttaaaattcagtacttattttttcagtacttaattttcagttttatcaaacagcaccttacattgttccaaatcagtataccatttgttccaaatcagtgtaccatttgttccaacatgatacttatattgttccaacagaaaaatattttatttgttttctttaaaatacattttcccgacatttctaacattgttttttgaaaatttttataccattaggctcgtctaaattagacggttaTTTTAAaatccctgaagttcaagtaaaaaaaatttcggtgaacggaatccgggtgggcgttttctggcgagaaaaaaattgcccataaaattctcaaaaaatgtaaaatattattctaaaaaactttaattcttgggccgAAGCgttatttcttacggttttgacccaataaattattgaaggatgtaaaattgataaaattaaggaaaaagttttattgggactaaaccgtaagaaatcctatttcgactcaagaattaaagtttctccaaataatgttttacattttctggaattgtttgagaattttctgggtagtTTCGGATTTTTTTATCGGAAAAAGCCTATCTAaccgccggattccgttgatttgggactaaaccgtaaggaatctcattttgagtcaagaactaaagtttctcagaataatgttttacatgttctgGAATTTTCTGAACATTTTTTTGTCACAGAAAAATAGATCGCCGGATTccattcaccggaaatttttttacccgaTCTTctaggatcttaaaatgaccgtctaattaagacgagtccaacgatataaattttttttgaaaaacaaggttggaaaagttggaaaaatgcattttaaaaaaaaaaaaacaattttctcttttcttttatttacaaatttagcaccttcttttaattaattataaaattagtcATTATCACATAATAAGACTTATCGCGGCATAAaaaaatgtgtcacacctgatctcatcTCATGTAATCATTTAGTACTTTCCGAACTTAAAAATTAGAGTCAAATCTGACACCCTAataggaaaaaggaaaaaaatttatCCGATATACTATGAACCCGAGATGTAgaacgaaaagtaaaaaaaaaaaaaaacgtagaAAGGAAAAATCGGTATAGGAGAGTTCAGTGAAGGGAGAAGAAGCGAAGGAAGATGAGCTTGTCACTCATCCAAGGGTATTCAtcggttgaagaagaagaacaagaagcaGCACCTCCCGAAGATTACGTTTTCTCCTCAGACGACGAGAGGAATGATGGTTCCTCCGCCTCTACCGCCGTTACCGGCCGTTTGCTTTCCTACAAATCAGTATTCGAGCAATCTGCACCTGCCACTGGATCGTCAAGCCTTCCCTCTGCATTCGACGCCTTCTCCGAAGTAATAATTCTTAATTTGCTTTCTATTTGTTTTAATTGGTTATAGGAAGTTCGAAATTAGGTATTGTGTGTTCTATTTTGAGATTAGGGATCTAATTTGCTTTGTCCGTTGTGGCTTTTGGAGATTTCAGGACCGCCGCAGTTTCTTAACAATTCCGTTGAAGAGCAGACTACTAGAGTAGACGTTCAGCATCAGCTGGGGAGGCACGGTCGCtggaggaagaaggagaagaaagacTTGCCTAATGGTAAATTCTGATATTCTTGTATTCTGTGACTGCTCAAACAATAGCAAAGCTAGTCATAGGGGATTTGTTGAACTCAATTTGTTAGGAGTTTCCTGTTTATTATCCCTGCGATGTGATAAATTTGAagctttattattttttctagcATGGTCAATCATTCACTCATCATCCTACGCTTTAGCTTTTTTTTGGGCTAATTATTAGCTACACCGAAACGGAAACTGATACCGGAAACctggaaacattatttctaagaaaaattagGTAGGAAACGGACACGAAACGTGGAAACCctaatgaagaagagtttcctTGTAACATAGATTAttacctatgttgcacggaaactgaCACAGACACCTTGGAATGTTGTTTCTATAAAAATATTGCTAGGTAACGGTAATGGAAACGGAAACAGACACGAAATAGGGAACTCTAGTGACGAAGAGTTTACGTGCAAGGTAGATTATTACataagaagaagagagagtTTCCATTGAAGGCACTTTCAGATTGTAGGATTTGAAATTGTTCCTTCTAGTTggatttcaatttcttttactATTCTCAATGATGGGAGATGGTGGAAACTTGTCTTTGCTGTTTACTCTCTCTTATTTGCATTGCTTGTTAGCTCAACGGAGATTTGGTTCTTGCattcttgtgctgacttttataaattattttgatGCCACCTCATTTCTCTAGCTCATTGTTAACTCATTTTTCTCAGTAGCAAAAGCTTTTAAGTGAAAGGTTATGCTTAAAATACAGGagcctttttccttttagtATGTTAGGAGCACAAAGGGTGATACAGATCGGGTTTGAGGCGATAGTTTTCAATCGTAAATTATCAAAGATATTCTCAAGCTAAATTTGAAGGAGCTGTGAAACCTCCAAAATTCACGAGCTAAACTCGTAGGAATTAAAAATCCCTATTGATAAGAGGGATGAatcctaaaaactctcaaagagaaatttgtatttgatttgacaaaaaGGTTGTTTCAttacaagaaagagatgaatttatattatCTTCTAACCTAAAAGATAAAATGACATAAAAGCTTTATACACATTTTAGCCATCTCTTTCTCTCGGTGTGTCGTCCCTTTGGCTCGACTTCTCCCACTACCCTGTTTCAACACATTCGGTCGACTTGATGCCCTCATCAAAGGGTCTAATTCTCTCTTCATGGTATATTTGTGAATTGACATTAACCTTTATATTGTTTGTGGAGCATTTTGATAAATAGTAATGCTCAGCATTTGATAGTTGATATTCCATTTCCattggagattttttttttttttttaattagcgTGTTCGACTTTGAAGCCTTTTGGAGTACCTCAAATGTTATTCAACAAAATTTTAGGATGTTGTCAAGTACATGTACCATTTTCATCAATGTGTTGATTAGGGTTTTATATGATCCTTTATCAGCAATAGTGTTAGTTAGCAATAAGGAAAATCATGGGATTAACACAAAAACTACCAtaaaaagttctaaattttttgaaacaaaaactCAAGGATTTGAGAAACTTAATTAGTAGTACAATTTTGATGGGAAAAAAGAACAAGAAGGAAAACGGGAGAGATAAGTGAAGTCACAATAACATTGTTGTTCATTGCAGGTCTAAATGAAGTCACGAGATATCTGTAGGAATATAATTTGGAAAGGCAAGATCCCAGAGGAAGGAAATAAATGTACATGCTGGAATTGGAAGTGTTTGTAAAAGAAAAATTGACTGGAGATTTACTCGGATTTTTTATAAGCTAGTTTATACTGATTGGAGTCTTCTTGGTGACTGGtagaagaaaataatatttatggtGGTCGGTGTCCTTGGAGGCTATGGGTGCATAAGGGGATACGCTGCATAAGGGGATACACTGATTGGAATCTAAATTATAACTGAATCTTACGATTCGTGATTCGAATCATTCAAGTCGGTTCTTCATCGTTGTTCATTaaaaacttcaacaacactAACTACTAAATCCACTATCCTCTGGTCTGATTGTTATTTTTCAAGTTATCAACTCAAACTAGTTTCATTCCATCATTATCAAGTTGAcaataagacaaaaaaaaaaaaaaaaaaaaagtcagaaGCTCAAACTCTCCGTCTCCACTAAGTTATTAAACAGAGTCCGATTtgtgaattagttttattaggatTGCATTTGCATTAAATTTGATTTGTAGGTACTTTGTTGGTATGATTtattttttgatattaaaattgcatttctcGACTAATATTTGGTAATATTTTGAGTTTAATatggtaaatattttattttttataatattatgaatttgaactgaatcttatgattcGATTCACGAGTCATGATTCAAAAATGTGGATTTCGATTCAcgagtcgaatctcgatttGACAACTATGGTTGTAGTTGTCTAGGTAGTATCCTTAATGTGTACATATACATGTATTCTCCTTGAATGAAATATATTCATATAGTTTTAGTCTATATACACGTGCTTCCGGTGTATTCGCATGGTTTGTAACAAGAGGCATAAAGTAGAGTTATTGGTATGAGAAATATATCTGCATTTGCTTTTCATTGGATAACGTATTGACAGCAAATGGCTTACTATTATTTTTGTTCATTGGCTGGAAGGAATAATTTATGATGTGTGCACCTGTTGTCCACAGGAGTTGTAGTGGAGGCCAAAGCTCAAATCATTGGGATTCGCGAGCGAGTAAGAAGTGATATTGAGAGTAACCAGCCCGCTACAACATCTGTACCGACCACGACACAAGGAGAGAAGCGTATGCCAACTGCAACCAATCCAAACGCAGAAGATGCTGCTGAACTATTGAGGTACTTCATTGTTCTCCAGTCTTTTCTGATTTAAGTTGGTTAATGATGTCTTCGTCACTAGTAGACTTTCGAAATACCTATGCGTGCCTTCACTTGAAGATAGACACTTCAGATCATGATCCCAGAAACCCGGGGCATTGTTAGATATGACTGGGGCTGTagtcgagccgagccgagccgaactttggcctgctcaagctcgactcgctataaaattaacgagctcgagcccgagccgagctttggcttgctcaagctcagctcagctcagctcattagaaaatgaacgagctcgagccgagcttcgagcttgtttcgagcccaaaatcctctttgaatttgattcattaagaaaattatctaaccatgaattgtttgtgagtaaattgttgattatatttatgaagtttgctcgcaaatagctctttaattgtgtacataaacaagttcacaagcaaagttccttacaaatagttcgtctattactcatttattatgtttgtgtaCGAACTCAtttaatagcaaatgaaataatattaaatttagatatttgtgaactaatacaaaattatatagttttctacaaaactaaaatttgttcataaatgttttaattgagcctgctcgcgagctttcaaaCCGTGCTTTgacctgctcaagctcggctcatttacgaaCCGAGCTAGTAAATTGTGCTCACGAGCGGctcatttacaaatcgagctgagcttttatcgagccgttCATGaacggctcggctcatttacagccctagatATGACTTACTATGGAACCGACGAAGTCAAGAAGCTATTGCATCTTAATTCTAATTGGTTTTGTCTACACATCATTTATCTGTAGGATGTGCTTGCAATGTGGAATTCCGAAGACCTTCTCTAGCGCACGGGGAATGGTGTGTCCAGTTTGCGGTGATCGGCCACCTACTGATGCAAGCATAGACGCCAAGAAGAAGGGATCCACAATGAAAGATAAGGAGAAGAGTAAGAGAATGAAAGGACAATCATCCCATGCTACTTGGAAAAGTGAGACGGAGATGCATCTTAGACAGCAATTCGATTAGTAAGTTACGAAAACTTTCTGTCCCCGGACGGGGAACTTTGATGTCTAGAAATGATTTGTGTTCATACTATATCTATCTATCAGGCAACAGTTCATAGTATACTGACGAGTTATGCAGTGGGTGATTTATTTGAGATATGCTGTGCTGtgctgtttcttatcttctttaGGCATGCTCTTGAAAATGCTATTGCAGATGTAGCTAGCTCGATTTTTTCAATTTAGGCAAATTTTGAAAGAGTTCAACAGTATTGCTTTTTATTTTGGGATAAGGGGCAGATTTGACCCTTGCATTTTTGCGTTTTTGGGGAAGTGCAAATTTGATCCTAACATACGAAATGATATTTACAACCACGattaattttacccctatctaaTATAAAATTGGAACGAattggtttgactgttattgaCTGTCATATCATACATTCAAAACAAGTTTATCAATAAACTGAAATGGTTGCGTACATTTTTTGTTGGTTCATTTGTCTAGCACACTAAAAAATTAgacagtttgacaaaaaaaaaaaacttatatgtGGGCTTGGAGTTCGACTCGATAAAAGTTCGACCGTGTTTGGCTCGATTCGTAAACGAAGTGAGCTTGAACATGACGAAACTCAGTTCAAAAGCTCGGGAGTAGGCTcgattagggatggcaacggatAGTATATCCGCAGGTATCCGACACTACCTGACCCTAATGAGACTATTCGTAccttgtataaaagggtatgagatcaaaaccattacccgttagggtaatgagacgggtatgggaataccccatAGGGTATCCGGTACCCGTcataaaatttttatatattaataaatataattgtttTTTAGAGCTAAGACGTGAGATTTGAACTGCAATCATTTGTTTTTTAACCATTGAGTGATATCACTAagctattttcttattaattaaggttcaatttttagatagatgatttattaaatttgtaatatttttgttttatttattaattcttaATGGGTAAGGGTACCtgcgggtacccgcgaattaaatgggacgggtatggaatgcaaaaagtatacccatTAGAGTAATAAGAcaggtacgggtaattaaaaaataaaagagtaaGGGTTTGAGATTGACATTACCCGCGAGTACACTACATGTTGCCATCTCTAGGCTCGATTATAGGTTTATGAACAagttcgattataatgttcatgaacacatatttagagggtgtttgttttatcttttcggagtagcgtttagcgtttcactccaaaccgcaggaaaaatagcgtttggttaggtttatataaccgcaacgtttagcattttttctgaaatctgcagcgttttggagcgtttcacgaaaagctcatatttggagcttttcataaatagctgtttgtagttatttgttattgacaaaattatcatttttatttccacaaaatatgtttattctttaatattatttatatttctacaaaataatTACCAGAAGAACaatgttttgttgcgttcaataattttttttattttttatatagattatttttattaatttgtgtaacacattttttattttataataggataaggtgtaaaaatacccctaacatttatagctagaagcaattttacctttgacgtctaaaattgtgcaattatacTCCTATTGTTAGCagtcaaaatcaattttacctctgacattgacaagttgggtcaatttgagaaataatttatcaaactgccttcttggtcatgaatattgtcaacTACACTTTACAtaccattttatcatcgttagtaatagatcacaaacatatgattagacatgaattttttttaagaaaataaaaaaaaatattgtcttttgtacgagttggacaaaaaaatttcaaatatttcgccgaatttataaatattaattttcaattttattattaaatcataaaaaatatgaaatctattttttaaaactactgatatgtgcaattggtgtataataagaaatacaatatctatattttctaataatatttgaaattgacccaacttgtcaatgttagaggtaatattgctcttagctgctagcgttatgggtaaaattgcaccattttatacgttaagagtaaattattcctagttgtaaacattataggtattttttcacatttttccttttataatttcatcgttgattaatttaaaacatgtccattttagacattttaaatccgaacagcagcagttcaatataattttaccaaacactagtaattaaacagctaacagtttactgcaaacagctaacagcttactgcaactgcaaacagctaacagcaaccgcaaccgctattagctaacagctgaaccaaacgggCTCTTAGTTATTACTCTCTCCATTTCCTTGTACAAGAGCATATCTAGTGCTTGTTACTTGGTAGTTACTTTGAGGCATTTGATAACAACCAACCACTCTACAAATTTGGTTTCTTACCAAAATCTCGGTAACAATCATTTGTTTTCTATTTCtacctttttttttggtagaacaagaaagaaaaaaaacaaacaaacactgAAACAaaaagctaacctgggatcagcctaggaaagctaaccccaactctgtcctctaaaaggagagaagaaagatagataggaggatccgaaagggtggtaacacctaacatcccctcgtgcccagccgccgccaagcgatctgcaattcgattttgttctctgtagatgtgACAGAACTCCAAGGACTCAAATGAGGATccaagacttcttattgctttgataaggttctggctactaagacaaaTAACATGATTATTATagatcatactaatagcctccatattatcagactccatagcaagccttttaatacccagatttctggcaagcttgactccagaaagaataccccaaagttccgctGATAAAAGATGAGCCCAAccccaggttatgggtgaatccagacaaccaggcacctccCGCGTCCCTGAGCACGCCCCCAGCCGCGATCTTTCCATTATTGAGACAGGAGCCATCCGCGTTCAACTTTACCAACCCATCCTTCGGCCTACACCAACCAACGAGgtgaacctctttattctgggAAGAATTGGCAAGGGtctcccctttgaagctccccgtaatggtaaggagctttttggagaagaactcgggtaagttctgaataaaaatagtcttctcaccaaagatctcctcgttcctccacttccaaaggtggtggcagataatagcaaataaaatgtctCCTTGCTTCATGCTAGCCAGTAACCT comes from Euphorbia lathyris chromosome 8, ddEupLath1.1, whole genome shotgun sequence and encodes:
- the LOC136204268 gene encoding uncharacterized protein; the protein is MSLSLIQGYSSVEEEEQEAAPPEDYVFSSDDERNDGSSASTAVTGRLLSYKSVFEQSAPATGSSSLPSAFDAFSEISGPPQFLNNSVEEQTTRVDVQHQLGRHGRWRKKEKKDLPNGVVVEAKAQIIGIRERVRSDIESNQPATTSVPTTTQGEKRMPTATNPNAEDAAELLRMCLQCGIPKTFSSARGMVCPVCGDRPPTDASIDAKKKGSTMKDKEKSKRMKGQSSHATWKSETEMHLRQQFD